The following coding sequences are from one Panicum hallii strain FIL2 chromosome 5, PHallii_v3.1, whole genome shotgun sequence window:
- the LOC112894348 gene encoding proline-rich receptor-like protein kinase PERK3 translates to MSRFLAAALGGAVGGLIVLGIVIVAIVLCLRHRRRTSDSSESSSSGQALPESQGARCLTLEELNLATRNFSNANFIGHGMFGEVYKGLLQDGTIVAVKRRHSPPSQEFVQEVNYLSSLQHRNLVKLLGYCQENGMQMLVYEYIPNGSVSTHLHGNSHAPGVRLEFKHRLSIAHGTAKGLSHLHSLTPPAIHMNFKTSNVLVDEDFVPKVADTGIPGLLDRLGVTGLSSRTPNDPFVDPRMRESMNLNFSIQSDVYSFGVFLVELVSGRRAVSDQRIIQWVQNFQESSDISAIADNRMTSGFTSESMKELLRLTSWCVSPMSEQRPSMSLVEAEIHRIHEQEISLTTVMTGHSPTVTLGSQLFRTSR, encoded by the exons ATGTCAAGATTTCTTGCAGCAGCTCTAGGAGGTGCTGTAGGAGGCTTGATAGTACTAGGTATTGTCATAGTTGCAATTGTACTTTGCCTGCGGCATCGCAGAAGAACTTCAGACTCTTCAGAAAGTAGTTCATCAGGTCAAGCTCTACCAG AGTCACAGGGAGCAAGATGTCTGACTTTGGAGGAACTAAATTTGGCTACAAGGAATTTCAGCAATGCGAATTTTATTGGACACGGAATGTTTGGAGAGGTATACAAGGGTTTACTCCAGGATGGCACAATTGTAGCTGTTAAAAGACGGCATTCTCCTCCTAGCCAGGAATTCGTTCAGGAG GTTAATTACCTATCATCTCTCCAGCATCGGAACCTTGTAAAACTTTTGGGGTACTGCCAGGAGAATGGCATGCAGATGCTTGTTTATGAATATATCCCCAATGGCAGCGTCTCAACACATTTGCATG GTAACAGCCATGCTCCAGGTGTAAGGCTAGAATTCAAGCATAGACTTTCTATTGCTCATGGAACTGCTAAAG GCCTGAGCCACCTGCATTCTCTGACCCCCCCTGCAATCCATATGAACTTCAAAACTTCTAATGTACTAGTGGATGAGGATTTCGTACCAAAAGTTGCGGATACTGGGATTCCAGGCTTGCTTGATCGACTCGGTGTTACAGGACTGTCTTCCAGAACACCTAATGATCCTTTTGTTGATCCTCG AATGAGGGAATCCATGAACTTGAACTTTTCCATACAAAGCGATGTCTACAGTTTTGGTGTGTTTCTTGTGGAGTTGGTTAGCGGACGGAGAGCTGTGTCTGATCAACGCATCATTCAATGG GTGCAGAACTTCCAGGAATCAAGTGATATCTCTGCAATTGCAGACAACAGAATGACCAGTGGTTTCACCTCAGAAAGCATGAAAGAATTGCTGCGCTTGACGTCATGGTGCGTGAGCCCAATGAGCGAGCAGCGTCCATCGATGAGCTTGGTGGAGGCTGAAATACACCGGATTCACGAGCAGGAGATCAGCTTGACGACAGTCATGACAGGACATTCCCCAACCGTGACTCTTGGCAGTCAGCTCTTCAGAACATCAAGGTGA